A single region of the Deltaproteobacteria bacterium genome encodes:
- a CDS encoding DUF1552 domain-containing protein: MSKKLNVNRREFLAAMGLAGGSLFLPSLMPKLAAAADPAPPQRLVVFFSQHGTWYDGWKMRWPGLPEGQRWSKDLSNVPASEFSTALRPLHAYRDKLMVVDGLGLVSAEADASGLRHELAYVHALTGAKSELVSGIPLAGATSIDQRIANAVSRSDRFKSIETGIGDPPSMTNFSRAKELLPVETDPRLTYQRLFGLTADNGLSGSGRLLEAHGSLLDKVKSRYTNLSNRLSSEDKVKLETHRDLVSNLEQQVRGLGTLTCNASQATPSGIAGYEQDFAATVNMMSTAFACDLTRVFTMAMDTIPGDLVIPDRMGDIHDEYAHNVYLSEDAQTAMTHYTELHAQHFASILSALDAVPEGNGTMLDNTLCLWVVEVADGAHGFDRWPAVMAGGQGMQMGRYMHYPRDTPYEGWQWDLGTTSSMGVPHQKLLTTVCQSMGLDVSSMPLETIRGIGGVTIDCRGPLEGVFA, translated from the coding sequence ATGGGCCTGGCAGGTGGTAGCCTTTTCTTGCCGTCGTTGATGCCGAAGCTCGCTGCCGCGGCTGACCCCGCGCCTCCCCAGCGCTTGGTGGTGTTTTTTAGTCAACACGGCACTTGGTATGATGGGTGGAAGATGCGTTGGCCAGGACTGCCAGAAGGTCAGCGGTGGTCCAAAGATTTGTCGAACGTTCCGGCAAGTGAGTTCAGTACGGCTTTAAGACCGCTGCATGCCTATCGTGACAAGCTGATGGTGGTGGATGGGCTTGGGCTTGTTTCGGCTGAGGCGGACGCTTCGGGATTGAGGCATGAGCTTGCTTATGTACACGCACTCACGGGAGCCAAAAGCGAACTGGTTTCAGGCATCCCTCTTGCGGGGGCTACTTCGATTGACCAGCGTATTGCAAATGCCGTTTCGCGGTCCGATAGGTTCAAGTCGATTGAAACCGGTATCGGGGATCCACCGTCTATGACCAACTTCAGTCGTGCCAAGGAGCTTCTACCTGTTGAGACCGACCCTCGGCTCACGTATCAACGACTCTTTGGTTTAACGGCTGATAATGGTTTGTCGGGCTCTGGCCGGCTACTTGAGGCACATGGAAGCTTACTGGATAAAGTGAAGTCGCGTTATACCAACTTATCAAATCGGCTTAGCAGCGAAGATAAGGTAAAATTGGAGACGCACCGTGACTTGGTCTCCAACCTCGAGCAGCAGGTAAGGGGCCTAGGCACACTTACATGCAATGCGAGTCAGGCGACTCCTTCTGGGATTGCTGGTTACGAGCAGGACTTTGCGGCTACCGTGAACATGATGTCTACCGCCTTTGCATGTGACCTCACTCGCGTCTTTACCATGGCCATGGATACAATTCCTGGCGACCTCGTTATCCCTGACCGAATGGGCGATATCCATGACGAGTATGCTCATAACGTGTATCTGAGTGAGGATGCTCAAACCGCCATGACACATTATACCGAGCTTCATGCTCAGCATTTCGCTTCCATTTTAAGTGCCCTTGACGCTGTACCCGAGGGCAATGGCACGATGCTGGATAACACGTTGTGTTTGTGGGTAGTGGAAGTTGCCGATGGTGCGCACGGTTTCGACCGTTGGCCTGCAGTCATGGCGGGCGGTCAAGGTATGCAAATGGGCCGCTATATGCACTATCCTCGAGATACTCCTTACGAGGGTTGGCAATGGGACTTAGGCACGACGTCTTCCATGGGCGTACCGCACCAAAAGCTTCTTACAACTGTCTGCCAGAGTATGGGCCTCGATGTAAGTAGCATGCCATTGGAGACCATTCGCGGCATAGGAGGGGTGACGATTGATTGCCGTGGTCCATTGGAAGGAGTATTTGCATGA
- a CDS encoding prolyl oligopeptidase family serine peptidase: MIKKAFKISLSVLFVGAASGLIACTTTPLEESTGEEQAGENSQESSDPTAPGDTSDPTSPDTSDASDTSDAADVSDASDSSDPDNGGEPWVSPESLTERQTLSHDGLSRRYFLHVPENLPQYAPLVIVMHGYTGSANNIMNYSGMNQVADENGFVVAYPQGTRDDSNNRFFNVGYDFHGDVQVDDVGFIKEIISSLRQTYSLSETNVFATGMSNGADMSYLLACEASDVFKAIAPVAGMILQSIYDRCEPQSPMPVFEIHGTEDYVTYWEGDMDNDDGWGAYPDMRTMIDFWVNLNGLEQSETTDIEDTNTNDGSSVVFERYWSDSTVNEVWFYKVMGGGHDWPGAEGNMDIDSSTDMWMFFSKYLED, from the coding sequence ATGATTAAAAAAGCTTTTAAGATTTCACTTTCAGTTCTCTTTGTTGGGGCAGCGTCAGGCCTGATAGCCTGCACGACGACACCATTGGAAGAGTCGACTGGAGAAGAGCAAGCGGGTGAAAATTCGCAAGAATCAAGTGACCCAACCGCGCCGGGTGACACAAGTGATCCCACTTCACCAGATACTTCAGATGCGTCGGATACCTCGGATGCTGCAGATGTTTCAGATGCGTCTGACTCTTCTGACCCTGATAATGGTGGTGAACCCTGGGTTTCTCCGGAGTCATTAACTGAGCGGCAAACACTGTCTCACGATGGTCTCAGCCGAAGATACTTTTTGCACGTCCCCGAGAACCTGCCTCAATACGCTCCACTGGTTATTGTGATGCACGGTTACACCGGTTCCGCGAATAACATTATGAATTACTCTGGCATGAACCAAGTTGCCGACGAGAATGGTTTCGTTGTGGCCTATCCGCAGGGCACCCGCGATGACTCTAATAATCGATTTTTCAATGTTGGGTACGATTTCCATGGTGATGTTCAAGTTGATGATGTGGGTTTTATTAAGGAAATCATTTCCAGCTTAAGACAAACTTACAGCCTAAGCGAGACGAATGTCTTTGCCACCGGGATGTCTAATGGCGCGGATATGAGCTACCTGCTTGCATGTGAGGCCTCGGATGTCTTCAAGGCCATTGCACCGGTAGCCGGAATGATACTGCAGTCTATCTACGACAGATGTGAGCCCCAGAGCCCCATGCCTGTTTTTGAAATCCATGGTACTGAGGATTATGTGACCTACTGGGAAGGCGATATGGACAATGATGACGGTTGGGGAGCCTACCCAGACATGCGCACCATGATCGATTTCTGGGTCAACCTAAATGGCCTGGAGCAATCTGAGACGACTGATATTGAGGATACGAACACCAACGATGGTAGCAGTGTTGTTTTCGAGCGTTATTGGTCTGACTCCACGGTGAACGAAGTTTGGTTTTACAAGGTCATGGGTGGCGGACACGATTGGCCGGGTGCCGAGGGGAATATGGATATCGATTCCAGTACCGATATGTGGATGTTCTTCTCCAAATATCTTGAAGATTGA